A genomic window from Panthera tigris isolate Pti1 chromosome B4, P.tigris_Pti1_mat1.1, whole genome shotgun sequence includes:
- the LOC102953725 gene encoding tubulin alpha-1C chain, with protein sequence MRECISIHVGQAGVQIGNACWELYCLEHGIQPDGQMPSDKTIGGGDDSFNTFFSETGAGKHVPRAVFVDLEPTVIDEVRTGTYRQLFHPEQLITGKEDAANNYARGHYTIGKEIIDLVLDRIRKLADQCTGLQGFLVFHSFGGGTGSGFTSLLMERLSVDYGKKSKLEFSIYPAPQVSTAVVEPYNSILTTHTTLEHSDCAFMVDNEAIYDICRRNLDIERPTYTNLNRLISQIVSSITASLRFDGALNVDLTEFQTNLVPYPRIHFPLATYAPVISAEKAYHEQLTVAEITNACFEPANQMVKCDPRHGKYMACCLLYRGDVVPKDVNAAIATIKTKRTIQFVDWCPTGFKVGINYQPPTVVPGGDLAKVQRAVCMLSNTTAIAEAWARLDHKFDLMYAKRAFVHWYVGEGMEEGEFSEAREDMAALEKDYEEVGADSAEGEDEGEEY encoded by the exons ATG CGTGAGTGCATCTCCATCCACGTTGGCCAGGCTGGTGTTCAGATCGGCAATGCCTGCTGGGAGCTCTATTGCCTGGAACACGGCATCCAGCCCGATGGCCAGATGCCAAGTGACAAGACCATTGGGGGAGGAGATGACTCCTTCAACACCTTCTTCAGTGAGACGGGCGCTGGCAAGCATGTGCCCAGGGCAGTGTTTGTAGACCTGGAACCCACAGTCATTG atGAAGTTCGCACTGGCACCTACCGCCAGCTCTTCCATCCCGAGCAGCTCATCACAGGCAAGGAAGATGCTGCCAATAACTATGCCCGAGGGCACTACACCATCGGCAAGGAGATCATCGACCTTGTCTTGGACCGAATTCGGAAACTG gccGACCAGTGCACAGGTCTTCAGGGCTTCTTGGTTTTCCACAGCTTTGGAGGGGGAACTGGTTCCGGGTTCACCTCCCTGCTGATGGAACGTCTCTCTGTCGATTATGGCAAGAAGTCCAAGCTGGAGTTCTCCATTTACCCAGCCCCCCAGGTTTCCACTGCTGTCGTTGAGCCCTACAACTCCATCCTCACTACCCACACCACCCTGGAGCACTCTGATTGTGCCTTCATGGTAGACAACGAGGCCATCTATGACATCTGTCGTAGAAACCTCGATATCGAACGCCCAACCTACACTAACCTTAACCGCCTTATTAGCCAGATTGTGTCTTCCATCACTGCTTCCCTCAGATTTGATGGAGCCCTGAATGTGGATCTGACAGAATTCCAGACCAACCTGGTGCCCTATCCCCGCATCCACTTCCCTCTGGCCACATATGCCCCTGTCATCTCTGCTGAGAAAGCCTACCACGAACAGCTTACTGTAGCAGAGATCACCAATGCGTGCTTTGAGCCAGCCAACCAGATGGTGAAATGTGACCCTCGCCATGGTAAATACATGGCTTGCTGCCTGTTGTACCGTGGTGATGTGGTTCCCAAAGATGTCAATGCTGCCATTGCCACCATCAAGACCAAGCGTACCATCCAGTTCGTGGACTGGTGCCCCACTGGTTTCAAAGTTGGCATTAATTACCAGCCTCCCACTGTGGTACCTGGTGGAGACCTGGCCAAAGTACAGCGAGCTGTGTGCATGCTGAGCAACACCACAGCCATTGCTGAGGCCTGGGCTCGCCTGGACCACAAGTTTGACCTGATGTATGCCAAGCGTGCCTTTGTTCACTGGTATGTGGGTGAGGGCATGGAGGAAGGAGAGTTTTCTGAGGCCCGTGAGGACATGGCTGCCCTTGAGAAGGATTATGAGGAGGTTGGAGCAGATAGTGCTGAGGGAGAGGATGAGGGTGAAGAGTATTAA
- the PRPH gene encoding peripherin isoform X2 produces the protein MSHPSGLRASVSSTSYRRTFGPPPSLSPGSYSYASSSRFSSSRLLGSASPGSSVRLGSFRGPRAGAGALLRLPSERLDFSMAEALNQEFLATRSNEKQELQELNDRFANFIEKVRFLEQQNAALRGELSQARGQEPARADQLCQQELRELRRELELLGRERDRVQVERDGLAEDLAALKQRLEEETRKREDAEHNLVLFRKDVDDATLSRLELERKIESLMDEIEFLKKLHEEELRDLQVSVESQQVQQVEVEATVKPELTAALRDIRAQYESIAAKNLQEAEEWYKSKYADLSDAANRNHEALRQAKQEMNESRRQIQSLTCEVDGLRGTNEALLRQLRELEEQFALEAGGYQAGAARLEEELRQLKEEMARHLREYQELLNVKMALDIEIATYRKLLEGEESRISVPVHSFASLSIKTTVPEVEPPQDIHSRKMVLIKTIETQDGEVVTESQKEQRSELDKSSTHSY, from the exons ATGAGCCACCCGTCGGGCCTCCGAGCCAGCGTCAGTTCCACCTCATACCGCCGCACCTTCGGGCCACCGCCCTCACTGTCCCCTGGGTCCTACTCCTACGCGTCCAGCTCCCGCTTCTCGAGCAGTCGCTTGCTGGGCTCGGCGTCCCCTGGCTCCTCCGTGCGCCTGGGCAGCTTCCGCGGCCCCCGGGCGGGCGCGGGCGCCCTCCTGCGCCTGCCCTCGGAGCGCCTCGACTTCTCCATGGCCGAGGCCCTCAACCAAGAGTTCCTGGCCACGCGCAGCAACGAGAAGCAGGAGCTGCAGGAGCTCAACGACCGTTTCGCCAACTTCATTGAGAAGGTGCGTTTCCTGGAGCAGCAGAACGCGGCCTTGCGCGGGGAGCTGAGCCAGGCCCGGGGCCAGGAGCCGGCGCGCGCCGACCAGCTGTGCCAGCAGGAGCTGCGCGAGCTGCGGAGGGAGCTAGAGCTGCTGGGCCGCGAGCGCGACCGGGTGCAGGTGGAGCGCGACGGGCTGGCGGAGGACCTGGCGGCGCTGAAGCAGAG GTTAGAGGAGGAGACGCGCAAGCGGGAGGATGCGGAGCACAACCTCGTGCTCTTCCGCAAG GATGTGGACGACGCCACCCTGTCCCGCCTGGAACTAGAGCGCAAGATTGAGTCTCTAATGGATGAGATTGAGTTCCTCAAGAAGCTGCACGAGGAG GAGCTTCGAGACCTGCAGGTAAGCGTGGAGAGCCAGCAGGTGCAGCAGGTCGAGGTGGAGGCCACCGTGAAGCCTGAGCTGACGGCGGCGCTGAGGGACATCCGCGCGCAGTACGAAAGCATCGCGGCGAAGAACCTGCAAGAGGCAGAGGAGTGGTACAAGTCCAAA TACGCGGACCTGTCCGACGCCGCCAACCGGAATCACGAGGCCCTGCGTCAAGCCAAGCAGGAGATGAATGAGTCCCGACGCCagatacagagcctgacatgcgaGGTGGACGGGCTCCGCGGTACG AACGAGGCGCTGCTCAGACAGCTGCGGGAGCTGGAGGAGCAGTTTGCTCTGGAGGCGGGCGGGTATCAGGCGGGCGCCGCGAGGCTCGAGGAGGAGCTGCGACAGCTGAAGGAGGAGATGGCACGGCACCTGCGCGAGTACCAGGAGCTCCTTAATGTCAAGATGGCCCTGGATATCGAGATCGCCACCTACCGGAAGCTGCTGGAGGGCGAAGAGAGCAG GATTTCCGTGCCAGTCCATTCTTTTGCATCCTTAAGTATAAAGACGACTG TGCCTGAGGTGGAGCCTCCCCAGGACATCCACAGCAGGAAGATGGTTCTGATCAAGACCATTGAGACTCAGGATGGGGAG GTGGTGACTGAGTCCCAGAAGGAGCAGCGCAGTGAGCTGGACAAGTCTTCGACTCACAGCTACTGA
- the PRPH gene encoding peripherin isoform X1 codes for MSHPSGLRASVSSTSYRRTFGPPPSLSPGSYSYASSSRFSSSRLLGSASPGSSVRLGSFRGPRAGAGALLRLPSERLDFSMAEALNQEFLATRSNEKQELQELNDRFANFIEKVRFLEQQNAALRGELSQARGQEPARADQLCQQELRELRRELELLGRERDRVQVERDGLAEDLAALKQRLEEETRKREDAEHNLVLFRKDVDDATLSRLELERKIESLMDEIEFLKKLHEEELRDLQVSVESQQVQQVEVEATVKPELTAALRDIRAQYESIAAKNLQEAEEWYKSKYADLSDAANRNHEALRQAKQEMNESRRQIQSLTCEVDGLRGTNEALLRQLRELEEQFALEAGGYQAGAARLEEELRQLKEEMARHLREYQELLNVKMALDIEIATYRKLLEGEESRISVPVHSFASLSIKTTVPEVEPPQDIHSRKMVLIKTIETQDGEQVVTESQKEQRSELDKSSTHSY; via the exons ATGAGCCACCCGTCGGGCCTCCGAGCCAGCGTCAGTTCCACCTCATACCGCCGCACCTTCGGGCCACCGCCCTCACTGTCCCCTGGGTCCTACTCCTACGCGTCCAGCTCCCGCTTCTCGAGCAGTCGCTTGCTGGGCTCGGCGTCCCCTGGCTCCTCCGTGCGCCTGGGCAGCTTCCGCGGCCCCCGGGCGGGCGCGGGCGCCCTCCTGCGCCTGCCCTCGGAGCGCCTCGACTTCTCCATGGCCGAGGCCCTCAACCAAGAGTTCCTGGCCACGCGCAGCAACGAGAAGCAGGAGCTGCAGGAGCTCAACGACCGTTTCGCCAACTTCATTGAGAAGGTGCGTTTCCTGGAGCAGCAGAACGCGGCCTTGCGCGGGGAGCTGAGCCAGGCCCGGGGCCAGGAGCCGGCGCGCGCCGACCAGCTGTGCCAGCAGGAGCTGCGCGAGCTGCGGAGGGAGCTAGAGCTGCTGGGCCGCGAGCGCGACCGGGTGCAGGTGGAGCGCGACGGGCTGGCGGAGGACCTGGCGGCGCTGAAGCAGAG GTTAGAGGAGGAGACGCGCAAGCGGGAGGATGCGGAGCACAACCTCGTGCTCTTCCGCAAG GATGTGGACGACGCCACCCTGTCCCGCCTGGAACTAGAGCGCAAGATTGAGTCTCTAATGGATGAGATTGAGTTCCTCAAGAAGCTGCACGAGGAG GAGCTTCGAGACCTGCAGGTAAGCGTGGAGAGCCAGCAGGTGCAGCAGGTCGAGGTGGAGGCCACCGTGAAGCCTGAGCTGACGGCGGCGCTGAGGGACATCCGCGCGCAGTACGAAAGCATCGCGGCGAAGAACCTGCAAGAGGCAGAGGAGTGGTACAAGTCCAAA TACGCGGACCTGTCCGACGCCGCCAACCGGAATCACGAGGCCCTGCGTCAAGCCAAGCAGGAGATGAATGAGTCCCGACGCCagatacagagcctgacatgcgaGGTGGACGGGCTCCGCGGTACG AACGAGGCGCTGCTCAGACAGCTGCGGGAGCTGGAGGAGCAGTTTGCTCTGGAGGCGGGCGGGTATCAGGCGGGCGCCGCGAGGCTCGAGGAGGAGCTGCGACAGCTGAAGGAGGAGATGGCACGGCACCTGCGCGAGTACCAGGAGCTCCTTAATGTCAAGATGGCCCTGGATATCGAGATCGCCACCTACCGGAAGCTGCTGGAGGGCGAAGAGAGCAG GATTTCCGTGCCAGTCCATTCTTTTGCATCCTTAAGTATAAAGACGACTG TGCCTGAGGTGGAGCCTCCCCAGGACATCCACAGCAGGAAGATGGTTCTGATCAAGACCATTGAGACTCAGGATGGGGAG CAGGTGGTGACTGAGTCCCAGAAGGAGCAGCGCAGTGAGCTGGACAAGTCTTCGACTCACAGCTACTGA